Proteins encoded in a region of the Mycteria americana isolate JAX WOST 10 ecotype Jacksonville Zoo and Gardens chromosome 9, USCA_MyAme_1.0, whole genome shotgun sequence genome:
- the NIFK gene encoding MKI67 FHA domain-interacting nucleolar phosphoprotein encodes MAAAVAEAVAAEVAAAPASAPAASSFLALEPRLQREFQQKVQRARSNRAAKEELTPGVVYVGHLPRGLCEPQIHEYFGQFGTVTRLRLSRSKKTGASKGYGFIEFESDDVAKIVADTMNNYLFSERLLKCQFISPERVHENLFKNSNKIFLKPSQPAVRRYNKIRSLVQKAKMTKRLLRKEKLLRKRLAEKGLDYDFPGFAAQELSIKRKKVKTSKKSKQNISLSSQDPTPVCTPTVLERRKASQADDDAEDNEITLRLPPASVKNALQRPKKQPRKRPNLKKKK; translated from the exons atggcggcggcggtggccgaGGCCGTGGCGGCGGAGGTGGCCGCCGCGCCCGCATCCGCACCGGCGGCGTCGTCGTTCCTGGCCTTGGAGCCGCGGCTGCAGCGCGAGTTCCAGCAGAAGGTGCAGCGGGCCCGCAGCAACCGGGCGGCCAAG GAGGAGCTGACGCCGGGCGTGGTGTACGTGGGGCACCTCCCGCGGGGGCTCTGCGAGCCGCAGATCCACGAGTACTTCGGGCAGTTCGGGACGGTGACGCGGCTCCGGCTCTCGAGGAGCAAGAAG ACTGGAGCTAGCAAAGGCTACGGATTTATAGAGTTTGAGTCCGATGACGTGGCTAAGATCGTTGCGGACACAATGAACAACTACCTGTTTTCTGAAAGACTGCTAAAGT GTCAGTTCATATCTCCTGAAAGGGTCCATGAAAACCTCTtcaaaaacagtaacaaaatatttctgaagcctTCTCAGCCAGCGGTCAGGCGGTACAATAAGATACGTTCACTCGTTCAGAAGGCAAAGATGACAAAGCGACTGCTACGAAAGGAGAAACTTTTACGGAAAAGGCTGGCTGAAAAGGGGCTCGATTATGACTTCCCAGGATTT GCTGCACAGGAGCTttccataaagagaaaaaaagttaaaacatccAAGAAGtcaaaacagaacatttctttgAGCAGCCAG GATCCTACTCCAGTCTGTACTCCAACAGTGCTTGAGCGCCGGAAAGCTTctcaggcggatgatgacgcagAGGACAATGAAATAACTCTCCGACTGCCCCCTGCCAGTGTTAAGAATGCTCTGCAGAGGCCAAAGAAGCAGCCAAGAAAAAGaccaaacctgaaaaaaaagaaatag
- the TSN gene encoding translin isoform X1 — MSVSDMFIALQGVLTADQDIREEIRKVVQALEQTAREILTLLQGVHQGAGFQDIPKKCQKAREHFGTVRTQLESLKTKFPADQYYRFHEHWRFVLQRLVFLAAFVVYLESETLVTREAVAEILGIEADRERGFHLDIEDYLSGVLTLASELARLAVNSVTAGDYSRPLRISTFINELDSGFRLLNLKNDSLRKRYDGLKYDVKKIEEVVYDLSIRGLNKEATVGAGGEK; from the exons ATGTCGGTGAGCGACATGTTCATCGCGCTGCAGGGCGTCCTCACCGCCGACCAGGACATCCGCGAG GAGATCCGGAAGGTGGTGCAGGCGCTGGAGCAGACGGCGCGGGAGATCCTGACGCTGCTGCAGGGCGTGCACCAGGGAGCCGGCTTCCAGGACA taccAAAGAAATGTCAGAAGGCTCGTGAACACTTTGGTACAGTGAGAACACAGCTGGAATCTCTGAAGACCAAGTTTCCCGCTGATCAGTATTACAG ATTTCATGAGCACTGGAGGTTTGTGCTTCAGCGGTTGGTGTTTCTGGCAGCGTTTGTAGTCTACTTGGAGTCAGAAACGTTAGTGACCCGAGAAGCTGTTGCAGAAATACTTGGGA TTGAAGCTGATCGAGAGCGGGGCTTTCACCTGGACATTGAAGACTATCTTTCTGGTGTATTAACTCTCGCCAGTGAGCTG GCCAGACTGGCAGTGAACAGCGTCACAGCTGGTGACTATTCTCGCCCTCTCCGCATCTCAACTTTTATCAACGAGCTGGATTCTGGCTTCCGTCTCCTCAACCTGAAGAATGACTCCTTGAGGAAACGTTACGATGGCCTGAAATACGATGTCAAGAAAATTGAGGAAGTGGTTTACGACTTGTCGATCAGAGGACTCAATAAGGAGGCAACAGTTGGTGCGGGTGGAGAGAAATGA
- the TSN gene encoding translin isoform X2, translating into MSEIRKVVQALEQTAREILTLLQGVHQGAGFQDIPKKCQKAREHFGTVRTQLESLKTKFPADQYYRFHEHWRFVLQRLVFLAAFVVYLESETLVTREAVAEILGIEADRERGFHLDIEDYLSGVLTLASELARLAVNSVTAGDYSRPLRISTFINELDSGFRLLNLKNDSLRKRYDGLKYDVKKIEEVVYDLSIRGLNKEATVGAGGEK; encoded by the exons ATGTCG GAGATCCGGAAGGTGGTGCAGGCGCTGGAGCAGACGGCGCGGGAGATCCTGACGCTGCTGCAGGGCGTGCACCAGGGAGCCGGCTTCCAGGACA taccAAAGAAATGTCAGAAGGCTCGTGAACACTTTGGTACAGTGAGAACACAGCTGGAATCTCTGAAGACCAAGTTTCCCGCTGATCAGTATTACAG ATTTCATGAGCACTGGAGGTTTGTGCTTCAGCGGTTGGTGTTTCTGGCAGCGTTTGTAGTCTACTTGGAGTCAGAAACGTTAGTGACCCGAGAAGCTGTTGCAGAAATACTTGGGA TTGAAGCTGATCGAGAGCGGGGCTTTCACCTGGACATTGAAGACTATCTTTCTGGTGTATTAACTCTCGCCAGTGAGCTG GCCAGACTGGCAGTGAACAGCGTCACAGCTGGTGACTATTCTCGCCCTCTCCGCATCTCAACTTTTATCAACGAGCTGGATTCTGGCTTCCGTCTCCTCAACCTGAAGAATGACTCCTTGAGGAAACGTTACGATGGCCTGAAATACGATGTCAAGAAAATTGAGGAAGTGGTTTACGACTTGTCGATCAGAGGACTCAATAAGGAGGCAACAGTTGGTGCGGGTGGAGAGAAATGA